A window of the Dioscorea cayenensis subsp. rotundata cultivar TDr96_F1 chromosome 14, TDr96_F1_v2_PseudoChromosome.rev07_lg8_w22 25.fasta, whole genome shotgun sequence genome harbors these coding sequences:
- the LOC120276187 gene encoding cytochrome P450 71A18-like — MALEFLIPISLIVVLLLLSIKLALFSSKRSVKLPSSPWKVPFIGNLHQLGLLPHQSLCKLSKKHGPLMLLQLGQVPTLVVSSSEMAKAILQTHDLIFASRPKVNAAHIMLYGNQNMAFSPNGEHWRQMRKIAVTNLLSMKRVQSLHGAMEEQVAHMLNKISDASSSISPINMSKILFSFTNGMLFRTILGRSFDEESEN, encoded by the coding sequence ATGGCTCTTGAGTTTCTAATTCCAATTTCCCTCATTGTAGTTCTACTTCTCCTTAGCATCAAACTAGCACTCTTCTCTTCCAAGAGATCAGTGAAGCTACCATCTTCTCCATGGAAGGTACCTTTCATTGGAAACCTCCATCAACTTGGCTTGCTACCCCACCAATCCCTTTGCAAGCTTTCAAAGAAGCATGGCCCTCTCATGCTTCTACAACTTGGTCAAGTTCCCACTCTTGTGGTTTCATCTTCTGAAATGGCTAAAGCGATCTTGCAGACTCATGATCTCATTTTTGCAAGTAGACCAAAAGTGAATGCTGCTCACATAATGCTTTATGGAAATCAAAACATGGCCTTTTCACCAAATGGTGAGCATTGGAGACAGATGAGAAAGATAGCTGTGACCAATCTCCTCAGCATGAAAAGGGTGCAATCCTTACATGGTGCAATGGAGGAGCAAGTGGCTCACATGTTGAATAAGATCTCGGACGCTTCATCATCGATATCGCCTATAAATATGAGCAAGATCTTGTTCTCCTTCACCAATGGCATGCTTTTCAGAACCATACTGGGAAGATCCTTTGATGAAGAAAGTGAGAACTAG
- the LOC120276371 gene encoding cytochrome P450 71A3-like: MWRTTSLHLDGCVHCLDWMRGLRGLEACGTYSVLDQMIEEHVNRNKKGERKDDDFMDILLSIQSNPNKEFYFSKNHVKALLLDMLFGGTETRYVALEWSFAELIRNPKVMKKLQDEVGGKAFGKSMVKEKDLSGMNYLKAFLKEILRLHPPGIIIST; encoded by the exons ATGTGGAGGACTACTTCCCTTCACTTGGATGGTTGTGTTCACTGTTTGGATTGGATGAGAGGGCTAAGAGGACTTGAAGCATGTGGGACGTACAGTGTCCTAGATCAGATGATTGAGGAACACGTTAATAGGAATAAAAAGGGAGAAAGGAAGGATGATGACTTTATGGATATCTTGCTCTCTATTCAGAGTAATCCTAACAAGGAATTCTACTTCTCCAAAAATCACGTTAAAGCTCTCCTATTg GACATGCTCTTTGGTGGGACTGAGACGAGATATGTAGCACTAGAATGGAGTTTTGCAGAGCTCATTAGGAATCCAAAAGTCATGAAAAAGCTACAAGATGAAGTAGGAGGAAAAGCATTTGGAAAATCCATGGTCAAAGAAAAAGATCTAAGTGGCATGAACTACCTCAAAGCTTTTCTCAAAGAGATTTTAAGACTTCACCCCCCCGGCATCATTATTAGTACCTAG
- the LOC120276188 gene encoding cytochrome P450 71A9-like: MVIEDLDMTETHALTVKMKIVTTLSIKLVRFSSKRSLKLPPSPWKLPFIGNLHQLGLLPYQSLHKLSKKHGPLMLLQLCQVPTLVVSSSQMAKEILKTNDLIFASRPKVNAAHIMIYGSQDMAFAPYGEHWRKMRKIAVTNLLSIKRVQSLHGAIDEQVAHIAILGRPFDEEGGNKMKFHEMIEETAVLLGGFNMENYFPSLGWVCSLFGLDKRAKRTSSKWGSVLDQMIEDHVNRNKNREEEDDDFVDILLSIQGDPNKEFSLAKDQMKALLMDMLFGRTETGYVALEWSPAELIKNPKVMKKLQDEVRGKALGKSMVKEKDLSNMNYLKAFLKEILRLHPPAPLLVPRESMESCRIQGYDIPKKTRVIINGWAISRDPNVWDSPEELWPERFEHNLIDFKGQNYEYIPFGAGRRICPAIQYGVTIAELALANLVYRFDWRLPDGLVSKDLDMTETHGLTVKMKSNLFLIAKAYF, encoded by the exons ATGGTTATTGAAGATTTGGATATGACTGAAACTCATGCATTGACTGTGAAGATGAAGA TCGTAACCACCCTTAGCATCAAACTAGTACGCTTCTCTAGTAAGAGATCACTTAAGCTACCACCTTCTCCATGGAAGCTACCTTTCATTGGAAACCTCCATCAACTTGGCCTGCTACCCTACCAATCCCTTCACAAGCTCTCAAAGAAGCATGGCCCTCTCATGCTTCTACAACTTTGTCAAGTTCCAACACTAGTGGTTTCATCTTCTCAAATGGCCAAagagatattgaagactaatgATCTCATCTTTGCAAGCAGACCAAAAGTGAATGCTGCTCACATAATGATTTATGGAAGTCAAGACATGGCATTTGCACCATATGGTGAGCACTGGAGGAAGATGAGAAAGATAGCCGTGACCAATCTCCTCAGCATCAAAAGGGTGCAATCCTTGCATGGTGCAATTGATGAACAAGTGGCTCATAT AGCCATATTGGGTAGACCCTTTGATGAAGAAGGTGGAAACAAGATGAAGTTTCATGAAATGATAGAAGAGACTGCAGTGTTGCTTGGAGGGTTCAATATGGAGAACTACTTCCCTTCACTTGGATGGGTCTGTTCATTGTTTGGGTTGGATAAGAGGGCTAAAAGGACTTCAAGCAAGTGGGGCAGTGTCCTAGATCAGATGATCGAGGACCATGTTAATAGGAATAAAAACAGagaagaggaggatgatgacTTTGTGGATATCTTGCTCTCTATTCAGGGTGATCCTAACAAGGAATTCTCCCTCGCCAAAGATCAGATGAAAGCCCTCCTAATG GACATGCTCTTTGGTAGGACTGAGACAGGATATGTAGCCCTAGAATGGAGTCCTGCTGAACTCATTAAGAATCCAAAAGTCATGAAGAAGTTGCAGGATGAGGTAAGAGGAAAAGCATTGGGAAAATCCATGGTTAAAGAAAAGGATCTAAGTAACATGAATTACCTCAAAGCTTTTCTCAAAGAGATTCTAAGACTTCACCCCCCGGCACCATTATTAGTGCCTAGAGAATCTATGGAGAGTTGTCGAATACAAGGCTATGACATACCAAAGAAAACAAGAGTCATAATTAACGGTTGGGCAATCTCAAGGGATCCAAATGTTTGGGACTCACCAGAAGAGCTCTGGCCTGAGAGGTTTGAACATAATCTTATAGATTTCAAAGGGCAAAATTATGAATACATTCCTTTCGGTGCTGGAAGAAGAATTTGTCCAGCAATTCAGTATGGTGTTACTATTGCTGAGCTTGCATTGGCAAATCTTGTGTATAGGTTTGATTGGAGACTTCCTGATGGTTTGGTCAGTAAGGATTTGGATATGACTGAAACTCATGGATTAACTGTAAAGATGAAGagtaatttatttcttattgcTAAAGCTTATTTCTAA